The proteins below are encoded in one region of Cololabis saira isolate AMF1-May2022 chromosome 13, fColSai1.1, whole genome shotgun sequence:
- the tbxa2r gene encoding thromboxane A2 receptor isoform X1, with translation MNDSNNTIPLCFANTSTPFVYYPNGDVSYSATFSALGLTSNLIALIVLFKSFHQTLSRSRSFFLIFLCGLVVTDFMGLLVTGTVVLSFYVTRYDWRQIDPKCHLCNFMGMSMVFYGLCPLLLGATMAVERFVGINCPFARSTSVSKGRTFSMVLMVWFIAGCISLLPLIGFGSYHIQTPGSWCFINVSSERSDWVFALVFSLLGLTAIAVSILLNTVSVVTLIRVCCGPHRTQRRRDHEVEMMVQLLLIMAIATICWCPLLIFIAQNAFSGSGLEVKYLVLWIRFATCNQILDPWVYILFRRSVFKRVNPRWSRASIMSMYPSFRETVRRFTQSSLGSNIGTESAEDVEKSNVMPLSTEKPTPPSPMSS, from the exons ATGAATGACTCAAACAACACGATCCCACTCTGCTTTGCCAACACCAGCACCCCCTTCGTGTACTACCCAAATGGAGATGTCTCCTACTCAGCCACCTTCAGTGCTTTGGGCCTCACCTCTAACCTCATCGCCCTCATTGTTCTCTTCAAATCCTTCCATCAAACACTCAGCCGCTCACGCTCTTTCTTCCTGATCTTCCTGTGTGGACTCGTGGTAACTGACTTCATGGGCCTTTTGGTCACAGGCACTGTTGTGCTCTCCTTCTATGTTACGCGTTATGATTGGCGTCAAATAGACCCAAAGTGCCACCTCTGCAATTTTATGGGTATGTCTATGGTCTTCTATGGATTGTGCCCACTGCTGCTTGGTGCCACGATGGCTGTGGAGCGATTCGTTGGCATCAACTGTCCCTTCGCACGTTCTACGAGCGTGTCCAAGGGACGGACattctccatggtgctgatggtgtGGTTTATTGCTGGCTGCATATCGTTGCTGCCCTTAATTGGGTTTGGTAGCTATCACATTCAGACGCCGGGCTCCTGGTGTTTTATAAACGTCAGCTCGGAGAGAAGTGACTGGGTCTTCGCCCTGGTCTTCTCACTGCTTGGACTGACTGCCATCGCAGTATCAATTCTGCTGAACACAGTGAGTGTGGTGACCCTGATCAGGGTGTGCTGTGGACCGCACAGGACTCAACGACGTCGAGACCATGAAGTGGAAATGATGGTGCAGCTTCTCCTGATCATGGCTATTGCTACAATCTGCTGGTGCCCATTGTTG ATCTTTATTGCTCAAAATGCTTTCTCAGGGAGTGGTCTTGAGGTCAAATACCTTGTACTGTGGATACGCTTTGCCACCTGCAATCAGATCCTGGACCCCTGGGTATACATCCTGTTTCGTAGATCAGTTTTCAAGAGAGTGAACCCTCGCTGGTCCCGAGCATCCATCATGAGCATGTACCCATCTTTCCGTGAGACTGTTCGCAGATTCACGCAATCTTCACTTGGAAGTAACATTGGCACAGAAAGCGCAGAAGACGTGGAGAAATCTAATGTGATGCCCCTATCGACTGAAAAGCCAACACCACCATCTCCCATGAGTAGCTGA
- the tbxa2r gene encoding thromboxane A2 receptor isoform X3, whose protein sequence is MNDSNNTIPLCFANTSTPFVYYPNGDVSYSATFSALGLTSNLIALIVLFKSFHQTLSRSRSFFLIFLCGLVVTDFMGLLVTGTVVLSFYVTRYDWRQIDPKCHLCNFMGMSMVFYGLCPLLLGATMAVERFVGINCPFARSTSVSKGRTFSMVLMVWFIAGCISLLPLIGFGSYHIQTPGSWCFINVSSERSDWVFALVFSLLGLTAIAVSILLNTVSVVTLIRVCCGPHRTQRRRDHEVEMMVQLLLIMAIATICWCPLLIYILVSAVMDSVKGEKTLSYIRMATCNQILDPWIYILFQVSHLRRVKNLYCSKCFLREWS, encoded by the exons ATGAATGACTCAAACAACACGATCCCACTCTGCTTTGCCAACACCAGCACCCCCTTCGTGTACTACCCAAATGGAGATGTCTCCTACTCAGCCACCTTCAGTGCTTTGGGCCTCACCTCTAACCTCATCGCCCTCATTGTTCTCTTCAAATCCTTCCATCAAACACTCAGCCGCTCACGCTCTTTCTTCCTGATCTTCCTGTGTGGACTCGTGGTAACTGACTTCATGGGCCTTTTGGTCACAGGCACTGTTGTGCTCTCCTTCTATGTTACGCGTTATGATTGGCGTCAAATAGACCCAAAGTGCCACCTCTGCAATTTTATGGGTATGTCTATGGTCTTCTATGGATTGTGCCCACTGCTGCTTGGTGCCACGATGGCTGTGGAGCGATTCGTTGGCATCAACTGTCCCTTCGCACGTTCTACGAGCGTGTCCAAGGGACGGACattctccatggtgctgatggtgtGGTTTATTGCTGGCTGCATATCGTTGCTGCCCTTAATTGGGTTTGGTAGCTATCACATTCAGACGCCGGGCTCCTGGTGTTTTATAAACGTCAGCTCGGAGAGAAGTGACTGGGTCTTCGCCCTGGTCTTCTCACTGCTTGGACTGACTGCCATCGCAGTATCAATTCTGCTGAACACAGTGAGTGTGGTGACCCTGATCAGGGTGTGCTGTGGACCGCACAGGACTCAACGACGTCGAGACCATGAAGTGGAAATGATGGTGCAGCTTCTCCTGATCATGGCTATTGCTACAATCTGCTGGTGCCCATTGTTG ATATATATTCTGGTGAGCGCAGTGATGGACTCCGTAAAAGGTGAAAAGACTTTGAGCTACATACGAATGGCCACCTGCAATCAGATACTTGATCCCTGGATATACATCCTGTTTCAAGTGTCCCACCTGAGGCGAGTAAAAA ATCTTTATTGCTCAAAATGCTTTCTCAGGGAGTGGTCTTGA
- the tbxa2r gene encoding thromboxane A2 receptor isoform X2: MNDSNNTIPLCFANTSTPFVYYPNGDVSYSATFSALGLTSNLIALIVLFKSFHQTLSRSRSFFLIFLCGLVVTDFMGLLVTGTVVLSFYVTRYDWRQIDPKCHLCNFMGMSMVFYGLCPLLLGATMAVERFVGINCPFARSTSVSKGRTFSMVLMVWFIAGCISLLPLIGFGSYHIQTPGSWCFINVSSERSDWVFALVFSLLGLTAIAVSILLNTVSVVTLIRVCCGPHRTQRRRDHEVEMMVQLLLIMAIATICWCPLLIYILVSAVMDSVKGEKTLSYIRMATCNQILDPWIYILFQVSHLRRVKSKMNVKMLWHSLPGRCSPPSYIIFGLQATDYISMPDSVCS; this comes from the exons ATGAATGACTCAAACAACACGATCCCACTCTGCTTTGCCAACACCAGCACCCCCTTCGTGTACTACCCAAATGGAGATGTCTCCTACTCAGCCACCTTCAGTGCTTTGGGCCTCACCTCTAACCTCATCGCCCTCATTGTTCTCTTCAAATCCTTCCATCAAACACTCAGCCGCTCACGCTCTTTCTTCCTGATCTTCCTGTGTGGACTCGTGGTAACTGACTTCATGGGCCTTTTGGTCACAGGCACTGTTGTGCTCTCCTTCTATGTTACGCGTTATGATTGGCGTCAAATAGACCCAAAGTGCCACCTCTGCAATTTTATGGGTATGTCTATGGTCTTCTATGGATTGTGCCCACTGCTGCTTGGTGCCACGATGGCTGTGGAGCGATTCGTTGGCATCAACTGTCCCTTCGCACGTTCTACGAGCGTGTCCAAGGGACGGACattctccatggtgctgatggtgtGGTTTATTGCTGGCTGCATATCGTTGCTGCCCTTAATTGGGTTTGGTAGCTATCACATTCAGACGCCGGGCTCCTGGTGTTTTATAAACGTCAGCTCGGAGAGAAGTGACTGGGTCTTCGCCCTGGTCTTCTCACTGCTTGGACTGACTGCCATCGCAGTATCAATTCTGCTGAACACAGTGAGTGTGGTGACCCTGATCAGGGTGTGCTGTGGACCGCACAGGACTCAACGACGTCGAGACCATGAAGTGGAAATGATGGTGCAGCTTCTCCTGATCATGGCTATTGCTACAATCTGCTGGTGCCCATTGTTG ATATATATTCTGGTGAGCGCAGTGATGGACTCCGTAAAAGGTGAAAAGACTTTGAGCTACATACGAATGGCCACCTGCAATCAGATACTTGATCCCTGGATATACATCCTGTTTCAAGTGTCCCACCTGAGGCGAGTAAAAAGTAAGATGAATGTCAAAATGTTGTGGCACAGCTTACCAGGTCGCTGCTCACCTCCATCGTATATTATTTTTGGGCTGCAAGCCACTGACTACATCAGCATGCCAGACTCCGTCTGCTCATAA